One region of Priestia megaterium genomic DNA includes:
- the hxlA gene encoding 3-hexulose-6-phosphate synthase — protein MKIQLALDRVTIEEAIILAKLAEPSVDWIEVGTSLIKEYGIESIYKIKQAFPHKTIVADIKTIDNAEYEFTMCYQAGADIATVMGVSPLPTIETCANVSEKWNKKMMIDLLNTSSSSQKQVSIYRSAIFCHHISKDEQEKEGKSLSQINLRQYFHSDAQIAVAGGINPASSASLLQMKADVAIIGSAITKSADVAKASAEFQGLFMSRGNV, from the coding sequence ATGAAGATACAATTAGCATTAGATCGCGTCACAATTGAAGAAGCTATTATCCTTGCCAAGCTGGCAGAACCCTCTGTTGATTGGATTGAAGTAGGTACATCTCTTATAAAAGAGTATGGAATTGAAAGCATTTATAAAATCAAACAGGCATTTCCGCACAAAACGATTGTAGCAGATATCAAAACGATCGATAACGCAGAGTATGAGTTTACCATGTGCTATCAAGCAGGAGCAGATATAGCAACAGTAATGGGCGTATCACCTTTACCCACGATAGAGACGTGTGCAAATGTCAGCGAAAAATGGAATAAAAAAATGATGATTGATTTATTAAACACGTCAAGCAGCTCGCAAAAGCAAGTAAGTATTTATAGAAGCGCTATTTTTTGCCATCATATCAGCAAAGACGAGCAAGAAAAAGAAGGAAAATCGCTGAGTCAAATAAATTTGCGGCAGTATTTTCATTCAGATGCGCAAATAGCAGTAGCAGGAGGAATTAATCCAGCCTCATCAGCATCATTACTTCAAATGAAAGCGGACGTCGCGATTATTGGATCAGCAATTACAAAAAGTGCGGATGTGGCAAAGGCATCTGCTGAATTTCAAGGCTTATTTATGAGCAGGGGGAACGTATAA
- a CDS encoding cobyric acid synthase, whose amino-acid sequence MDKVKKGKPLMIQGTHSDAGKSMIATAFCRIFKEDGYQTAPFKSQNMALNSYITMDGKEIGRAQGIQAEAAGVEATTNMNPILIKPTRDHESQIVVHGKPLRNMFAFQYRQEFFNEGLNVITESYKELASHYDRIVIEGAGSPAEVNLNDRELVNMRVAKIAQAPVVLVGDIDKGGVFASLVGTLQLLPDEHKPRVIGVLINKFRGDLELLKPGLKWFEEYTGVPVLGVIPYMHDVEIDAEDSLSLRNYSTLVNPLKEIDIAVISYPRISNFTDIDPLSLEEDCHVRLVTKPSQLGTPDLIVLPGSKNTIEDAQFLQESGLDLAINQVLNATNAHVIGICGGYQMLGETITDPDAVESRIESIKGLCLLPVETVMTTSKKTERVSGYVQLESEKVSIEGYEIHMGKTISKSMTEAFAVVDDQKEGTVKDNIIGTYVHDVFHNDALRRALLNQIRKHKKLPPITDTFNSRLQKEESFSKAAAYVREAVDMEKLYHLIDNYKSPEQAQKV is encoded by the coding sequence GTGGATAAAGTGAAAAAAGGAAAACCTCTTATGATTCAAGGAACGCATTCAGACGCTGGAAAAAGCATGATTGCTACAGCATTTTGCCGTATTTTTAAAGAAGACGGCTATCAAACTGCACCGTTTAAATCGCAAAACATGGCGCTCAATTCATACATTACAATGGATGGAAAAGAAATTGGCAGAGCGCAGGGAATTCAAGCAGAAGCTGCTGGAGTAGAAGCAACAACTAATATGAACCCTATTTTAATTAAACCAACTCGTGATCATGAATCTCAAATTGTCGTTCATGGAAAGCCGCTTCGTAATATGTTTGCTTTTCAGTATCGGCAAGAATTTTTTAATGAAGGTTTGAACGTTATCACTGAGTCTTATAAAGAGCTTGCCAGTCATTATGATCGAATTGTGATTGAAGGTGCTGGAAGTCCTGCTGAAGTCAATTTGAACGATCGGGAACTGGTAAATATGCGCGTAGCAAAGATAGCCCAAGCGCCTGTTGTGTTAGTAGGAGATATTGATAAAGGAGGGGTTTTTGCGAGTCTGGTGGGTACTCTTCAATTGCTTCCAGATGAACATAAACCTAGAGTAATTGGAGTGTTAATCAATAAATTCCGAGGAGACTTAGAGCTTTTAAAACCGGGGTTGAAGTGGTTTGAAGAATACACGGGAGTTCCGGTACTAGGAGTGATTCCTTATATGCACGACGTGGAAATTGACGCTGAAGATTCGCTATCACTCAGAAATTACTCAACGCTTGTGAATCCGTTAAAAGAAATCGATATTGCGGTTATCTCGTATCCTCGCATCTCAAATTTTACGGACATTGATCCTCTAAGCTTAGAAGAAGACTGTCATGTGAGACTTGTAACCAAGCCATCACAACTAGGTACGCCTGATTTAATTGTTTTACCAGGAAGCAAAAATACGATTGAAGATGCGCAGTTTTTACAAGAAAGCGGCCTGGATCTAGCCATTAATCAAGTCTTGAACGCAACGAACGCTCACGTTATTGGCATCTGCGGGGGATATCAAATGTTAGGCGAGACAATTACGGACCCCGATGCAGTAGAGTCCCGGATTGAATCTATTAAAGGGCTGTGTTTGCTTCCAGTGGAAACCGTTATGACAACCAGCAAAAAAACAGAAAGAGTTTCTGGATATGTTCAGTTAGAGAGTGAGAAGGTTTCAATTGAAGGCTATGAAATTCATATGGGAAAGACGATTTCTAAAAGCATGACGGAAGCCTTTGCGGTGGTAGATGATCAAAAAGAAGGAACGGTTAAAGACAACATCATTGGCACGTATGTTCATGATGTGTTTCATAACGATGCTTTGCGCAGAGCTTTGCTTAATCAAATTCGTAAACATAAAAAATTGCCGCCTATTACGGATACATTCAACAGTCGCCTGCAAAAAGAGGAGTCTTTTTCAAAAGCAGCAGCATATGTGAGAGAAGCTGTAGATATGGAAAAGCTGTATCATTTAATAGACAACTATAAAAGCCCGGAGCAAGCACAAAAAGTGTAG
- a CDS encoding ABC transporter ATP-binding protein, protein MIELYNVTGGYDKQKPTVRDITFTVDKGSFVALLGPNGSGKTTLIRLIMNVLTTQSGEVKVEGKSVKAYSPKQLAQKVAVMTQENQIGLEFTVQEIVSLGRYPYQAKGLFSTVSAQDEEVVESVMKLTNVWHYRNHTFQSLSGGEKQRVLLAKALAQEPDYLLLDEPTNHLDVKHTMELLQLLKTLQQEMSLTVLAILHDLNIASLFADNAVLLKDGRVEETGMDAIFQDAATLKRVYGVDLHVFHHPAVNKRQIAFVPPYQYPETDFHELYQLQKEPGKLCLSFARPLRTVSLGSNETGLDWCQEIVQQQSSSNTAWKSASLSSHEVRLKDDKGYSWLTVLTHGQKENEMNIVLLTNTPLSDANLLHAAMKVIEYRAFLGKTGRIVVASSHHKEENQEEISAFLMERLQKELQLFMETKMTDNCFK, encoded by the coding sequence ATGATTGAACTATATAATGTGACGGGAGGATACGATAAACAGAAACCGACCGTTCGTGACATCACGTTCACCGTAGACAAAGGTTCTTTTGTTGCTTTACTAGGACCAAATGGAAGCGGAAAAACAACGCTTATTCGCTTAATTATGAATGTATTAACCACTCAATCAGGAGAAGTGAAGGTAGAAGGGAAGTCAGTGAAGGCTTATTCACCAAAACAACTGGCGCAAAAAGTTGCAGTCATGACGCAAGAAAATCAAATTGGATTAGAATTTACGGTTCAAGAAATTGTTTCACTGGGACGTTATCCTTATCAGGCAAAAGGTTTGTTTAGCACTGTATCAGCACAGGATGAAGAAGTGGTAGAAAGCGTGATGAAATTAACAAACGTCTGGCACTATCGAAATCATACCTTTCAATCGCTGAGCGGTGGAGAAAAACAGCGGGTTTTACTTGCTAAAGCACTGGCGCAAGAACCTGACTACTTACTTCTTGATGAACCAACGAATCACTTAGATGTAAAACATACGATGGAACTGCTTCAGCTGTTAAAAACGTTACAGCAGGAAATGAGCTTGACGGTTCTGGCCATTTTGCATGATCTCAACATTGCCTCGCTGTTTGCAGATAATGCCGTATTATTGAAAGATGGAAGAGTAGAAGAAACGGGGATGGATGCCATTTTTCAGGATGCAGCTACGTTAAAAAGAGTATATGGCGTTGATTTGCATGTATTTCACCATCCCGCTGTGAACAAGCGGCAAATTGCTTTTGTGCCGCCGTATCAATATCCAGAGACGGACTTCCATGAGTTGTATCAGTTGCAAAAGGAACCGGGCAAGCTATGTTTATCCTTTGCTCGTCCTTTGAGAACTGTTTCACTGGGTTCCAATGAAACAGGTCTAGACTGGTGTCAAGAAATTGTTCAACAGCAAAGCAGTTCTAACACGGCGTGGAAATCTGCGTCTTTATCTAGTCATGAAGTTCGCTTAAAAGACGATAAAGGTTACTCGTGGCTGACTGTACTGACACATGGACAAAAAGAGAATGAAATGAATATTGTTCTACTAACAAATACACCGCTTTCGGACGCGAACTTACTTCATGCTGCGATGAAGGTAATTGAATACCGGGCTTTCTTAGGAAAAACAGGCCGTATTGTTGTAGCATCATCTCATCATAAAGAAGAAAATCAAGAAGAAATTTCAGCGTTCTTAATGGAACGCCTACAGAAAGAATTACAACTATTTATGGAAACAAAAATGACCGACAATTGCTTTAAATAA
- a CDS encoding LacI family DNA-binding transcriptional regulator: protein MMQKVTMLDVAKAANVSKSTVSQYINKRYEYMGEETRKKIKEAIDTLGYQPNYLARSLKQKRTSMIGIIVANIMHRFSTEVIRAIEDYCHSQDIHAIICNADDDPDKEKKYINMLKAKQVDGLILFPTGANTSLYEQMIKEEYPVVIMDRKIHDVKGKIPSVVANNQEATKQAILHLLELGHKHIAIITEPLTITPRIERVEGYKEALTSANMPVNESMIINCKKADMQKALEKLFAAENPPTALLAGNDLVFIEVQKFIKQHGFNIPNDLSLIVYDNIPYADVATPAVTTISQPAFDMGTKAADLLIKQILKEKIAYEEYQYECELIIRETTLSH, encoded by the coding sequence ATGATGCAAAAAGTTACTATGCTGGACGTTGCAAAAGCAGCAAATGTCTCCAAAAGCACCGTATCACAATACATTAACAAGCGATACGAATATATGGGCGAAGAAACGCGAAAGAAAATTAAAGAAGCGATTGATACACTGGGCTATCAGCCCAACTATCTAGCACGAAGCTTAAAACAAAAGCGAACGTCGATGATTGGGATTATTGTCGCCAATATTATGCACAGATTTTCTACGGAAGTCATTCGTGCCATTGAAGACTATTGCCATTCGCAAGATATACATGCCATCATTTGCAACGCAGATGATGACCCTGATAAAGAAAAGAAATATATTAATATGTTAAAAGCAAAGCAAGTAGATGGCCTTATTTTATTTCCAACGGGTGCGAATACTTCTCTTTATGAGCAGATGATCAAAGAAGAATATCCGGTTGTTATTATGGACCGTAAAATTCATGATGTAAAAGGGAAAATTCCATCCGTAGTGGCAAACAATCAAGAAGCCACAAAACAGGCTATTTTGCATCTCCTCGAGCTTGGACATAAGCATATAGCGATCATTACAGAACCCTTAACTATTACACCCCGGATTGAACGTGTAGAAGGTTACAAAGAAGCGTTAACATCAGCCAATATGCCTGTAAATGAATCCATGATTATCAACTGCAAAAAAGCGGACATGCAAAAAGCGCTGGAGAAACTATTTGCAGCCGAAAATCCGCCGACAGCGCTGCTGGCTGGAAACGATTTAGTGTTCATTGAAGTGCAGAAATTTATTAAACAACACGGATTTAATATCCCGAATGATTTATCTTTAATTGTTTATGATAATATTCCTTACGCAGATGTAGCAACGCCTGCCGTTACCACGATTTCGCAGCCTGCTTTTGACATGGGAACAAAAGCAGCAGATTTACTTATTAAACAAATTTTGAAAGAAAAGATAGCTTATGAAGAGTACCAGTATGAATGTGAATTAATTATTCGAGAAACAACGTTGTCGCATTAA
- a CDS encoding APC family permease translates to MSDQGNQGKFKKSISLLDLTLIGMGAIFGSAWLFAVSNVASKAGPAGSFSWLIGGVIILLIGLVYAELGAALPRTGGIIRYPVYSHGHLVGYLISFITIIAYTSLIAIEVTAVRQYVAVWIPGLTKHGSESPTTIGWLFQFALLTLFFIINYVSVKAFAKSNVIISVFKYAVPLTIIVVLAYHFKSANFTTGDFAPFGFNGIQAAISTGGVMFAYLGLHPIVSVASEVKNPQRNIPIALIICIVLSAIIYTALQVLFIGNIPADMLSGGWGTIQEQFSLPFKDIALILGLGWLVTLVIFDAILSPGGNGNIFMNTTSRLVYAWSRNGTLFKRFSKVDKKTGIPRASLWLSFGMSVFWTLPFPSWEALVNVCSVALILSYAIAPISAAAFRVNAKDLKKPFKLKGMSIIAPVSFIFCSYIVYWSGWTTISWLLGSQLLMVVIYVAFKKYVPTDVVKFAQQLKSAWWLVAYYIIMLVISYLGSFGGGQGVLSNPLDLILIALVSLGIFYWAKYTGLPKAVIDTDD, encoded by the coding sequence ATGTCTGATCAAGGAAATCAAGGAAAATTTAAAAAATCAATATCGTTACTTGACCTAACGTTAATTGGGATGGGAGCTATTTTTGGTTCCGCCTGGTTATTTGCGGTTAGTAACGTGGCGTCAAAGGCTGGTCCAGCCGGAAGTTTTTCGTGGCTGATTGGCGGAGTCATTATTTTACTTATCGGCTTAGTGTATGCTGAACTTGGAGCAGCGCTGCCGCGTACCGGTGGAATTATCCGTTATCCGGTTTATTCACATGGTCATTTAGTAGGTTACTTAATTTCATTCATTACCATTATTGCTTATACAAGTTTAATTGCCATTGAGGTAACAGCTGTACGTCAGTATGTTGCTGTATGGATTCCTGGTCTAACTAAACATGGTTCTGAATCGCCTACAACGATTGGATGGCTATTCCAGTTCGCGTTATTAACACTATTTTTCATTATTAACTACGTAAGTGTAAAAGCATTTGCTAAGTCAAATGTCATTATATCTGTGTTTAAATATGCGGTTCCTCTTACAATTATCGTCGTGTTAGCTTATCACTTCAAATCAGCTAACTTTACAACTGGCGATTTTGCTCCGTTTGGTTTTAATGGTATTCAAGCAGCCATTTCAACAGGTGGCGTTATGTTTGCTTACTTAGGACTTCACCCTATTGTTTCGGTAGCCAGTGAAGTTAAAAATCCGCAGCGTAATATTCCAATCGCGCTAATTATCTGTATTGTACTTTCAGCGATTATTTACACAGCACTGCAAGTATTGTTCATCGGTAACATCCCGGCTGATATGCTATCAGGAGGATGGGGAACAATTCAAGAGCAATTCTCTTTACCATTTAAAGATATTGCACTTATTTTAGGCCTTGGCTGGTTAGTAACGCTTGTTATTTTTGATGCTATTTTATCACCAGGCGGTAACGGAAACATCTTTATGAATACAACTTCTCGTCTAGTTTATGCTTGGTCTCGTAATGGAACACTATTTAAACGTTTCTCAAAAGTAGATAAGAAAACAGGAATTCCACGTGCGTCACTATGGCTATCATTTGGAATGTCCGTATTCTGGACACTGCCATTTCCTTCTTGGGAAGCGCTAGTAAACGTATGTTCAGTAGCACTTATTCTGTCTTATGCTATCGCACCAATTTCAGCTGCAGCATTCAGAGTAAATGCAAAAGATCTTAAAAAACCTTTCAAATTAAAAGGCATGAGCATTATTGCTCCTGTTTCATTTATCTTCTGTTCATACATCGTATACTGGTCAGGATGGACAACAATTTCTTGGCTGCTAGGATCACAGCTTCTAATGGTTGTTATCTACGTAGCGTTTAAGAAATACGTACCAACTGACGTTGTGAAATTTGCACAGCAGCTTAAATCTGCTTGGTGGCTAGTTGCTTATTATATTATTATGCTTGTTATCTCTTATCTAGGTTCATTTGGTGGAGGACAAGGTGTGTTAAGCAACCCACTTGACTTAATTTTAATTGCTCTTGTTTCACTCGGTATTTTCTACTGGGCGAAATACACAGGTTTACCAAAAGCAGTTATCGATACAGATGATTAA
- a CDS encoding FecCD family ABC transporter permease: MIFKRIFLNKASILYIVSLFIVCTSVIMGVFIGTVSLTVGDTIKIIIGHLTGLSLYHGPENMDLIIWQIRFPRVLVAFLVGASLSIAGAAFQGLLRNSLADPYTIGVSSGATLGSVMAIYFHWSIFGLSIFTLPVVGIVSGFITLLLVFGITKLASGNLANETIILAGIILSSFMSALISLIVALSPEEDVRQVLYWLMGSVSMRGWSHIQILGPFFLVGTIMLLLHVKELNGLAFGDQSAQFMGIDVKKKKRMILIGASVLTGAAVSVSGAIGFVGLVIPHVVRLVAGANHKHVLPLSILIGGSYLVLADLLARTILEPRELPIGVVTALIGSPIFTLLLVKERMRKRGIS; encoded by the coding sequence TTGATTTTTAAACGTATTTTTTTAAACAAAGCATCTATTTTATACATAGTCAGTTTATTTATTGTATGTACTTCGGTGATTATGGGAGTATTTATTGGTACAGTTTCGTTAACCGTAGGAGATACAATCAAAATTATTATTGGCCACCTTACCGGACTATCCTTATATCATGGTCCGGAAAACATGGATTTAATCATTTGGCAAATTCGTTTTCCAAGAGTACTGGTGGCATTTTTAGTAGGAGCTTCGCTTTCAATAGCAGGGGCTGCCTTTCAAGGGCTATTAAGAAACTCTCTTGCGGATCCTTACACGATCGGAGTTTCCTCAGGTGCAACCCTTGGCTCTGTCATGGCAATTTATTTTCACTGGAGTATTTTTGGTTTGTCTATCTTCACGCTGCCTGTAGTCGGCATCGTATCTGGTTTTATTACTCTTCTTTTAGTTTTTGGTATTACGAAACTCGCAAGCGGCAATTTGGCCAATGAAACCATCATCTTAGCGGGGATTATTTTATCATCCTTTATGAGCGCGCTTATTTCATTAATTGTAGCTCTTTCTCCTGAAGAAGATGTAAGGCAGGTTTTATATTGGCTAATGGGAAGCGTATCAATGAGAGGATGGTCGCATATTCAAATTTTAGGGCCGTTCTTTTTAGTCGGTACGATTATGCTGCTGTTACATGTGAAAGAGCTGAACGGCTTAGCATTTGGCGATCAATCCGCTCAATTTATGGGGATAGACGTAAAGAAGAAAAAAAGAATGATTTTAATAGGTGCATCCGTATTAACCGGGGCTGCGGTATCAGTATCTGGGGCAATTGGATTTGTTGGCTTAGTTATTCCCCACGTAGTGCGTCTCGTAGCGGGAGCTAATCATAAGCATGTACTGCCGCTTTCTATTTTAATCGGAGGAAGTTATTTGGTTTTAGCCGATTTATTAGCAAGAACGATATTAGAACCTCGTGAACTGCCGATTGGAGTCGTAACCGCCTTAATTGGTTCGCCAATTTTTACGCTGCTGCTTGTAAAAGAACGTATGCGGAAAAGAGGAATATCATGA
- a CDS encoding glucose 1-dehydrogenase, with product MSFKDLVVVVTGAANGIGKDVSRAYAKQGAKVVLADVDETEGERHAEAIQRQGGEAIFVKTDVRKESDILHLVEKTVSTYGTIHILINNAGVSRWKSPYELTIDEWDDIINTNLRSVFLCSREAAKVMRKNESGGSIVNLASTRASMSEPDTEAYAATKGGIVALTHALAISLGDDNITVNAISPGWIETSDYDGLREIDHTQHPSNRVGTPADISRACMYLTNVENDFVTGANLVVDGGMTRKMIYEH from the coding sequence ATGTCATTTAAAGATTTAGTTGTTGTTGTTACGGGAGCTGCGAATGGAATAGGAAAAGATGTATCACGCGCATACGCAAAACAAGGAGCAAAAGTGGTATTGGCAGATGTGGACGAAACCGAAGGCGAGCGTCACGCAGAAGCTATTCAAAGACAAGGCGGAGAAGCCATTTTTGTAAAAACAGACGTCCGAAAAGAAAGCGACATTTTACATCTCGTTGAAAAAACGGTCAGTACGTATGGAACGATACATATTTTGATTAATAATGCAGGCGTTTCTCGCTGGAAATCACCGTATGAGCTAACCATTGATGAATGGGATGACATTATCAATACGAACCTGCGCAGCGTGTTTCTATGTTCTCGCGAAGCAGCTAAAGTGATGAGGAAAAACGAAAGCGGAGGCTCCATTGTAAACTTAGCTTCTACAAGAGCTTCAATGTCTGAACCAGATACAGAAGCCTATGCTGCTACAAAAGGAGGAATCGTTGCTTTAACTCATGCACTTGCCATTTCGCTTGGTGATGACAACATCACGGTAAATGCTATTTCTCCAGGATGGATTGAGACATCTGACTACGATGGCCTTCGTGAAATCGATCATACGCAGCATCCGTCTAATCGGGTAGGAACGCCAGCGGATATCTCAAGAGCGTGTATGTACTTAACAAACGTCGAAAATGATTTTGTAACAGGAGCTAACCTCGTAGTAGACGGGGGAATGACGCGAAAGATGATTTATGAACATTAA
- a CDS encoding DHH family phosphoesterase — MTKIKLISHNDLDGVSPALLGRLAFGDDNFDYSTVSIGRINDTVTHFIEEENDGDTALYITDISVNDEVAEKLNELVKKGQKITLIDHHISALPLAEKYDWVHVIAEDENGKKTAATSLFYDYLVRNNMLQKTELLDEYVELVRLFDTWDWFHENNLKAKRLNHLYYLIPHEEFKETILETLRESYHTENQEFTFTDKHEILLEAEEKKIEKYIYDKQKQIIKESVEIAKTAYNVGIVFADTYQSELGNALCLENEDIDFSVMVDMGRQKIGFRAVKDEINLAEIVGHLGGGGHPKASGCKLTAETFALFVTDHLFKDEEKSE, encoded by the coding sequence ATGACAAAAATAAAATTAATTTCACATAACGATTTAGACGGGGTAAGTCCAGCACTGTTGGGTCGGTTAGCGTTTGGCGACGACAACTTTGATTACAGCACGGTAAGCATTGGCCGCATCAATGACACAGTGACGCATTTTATTGAAGAAGAAAACGATGGAGACACAGCTTTATACATAACGGATATTAGCGTAAACGATGAAGTAGCGGAAAAATTAAATGAACTGGTAAAAAAAGGACAAAAAATCACTCTTATTGACCATCATATCTCTGCTCTTCCACTAGCTGAGAAATACGATTGGGTTCATGTTATTGCAGAAGACGAAAACGGTAAAAAGACAGCAGCTACATCTCTTTTCTACGACTACTTAGTGCGCAACAACATGCTTCAAAAAACGGAGTTGCTTGATGAATATGTAGAACTTGTGCGCTTATTTGATACGTGGGACTGGTTTCATGAAAATAATTTGAAAGCAAAGCGCCTCAATCACCTATATTATCTAATCCCGCATGAAGAATTTAAAGAGACCATTCTAGAAACGCTTCGTGAATCGTACCATACTGAAAATCAAGAATTTACGTTTACGGACAAACACGAAATTTTACTAGAAGCAGAAGAAAAAAAGATTGAAAAATATATTTACGACAAGCAAAAACAAATCATAAAAGAAAGTGTTGAAATTGCTAAAACAGCGTACAACGTAGGCATTGTATTTGCAGATACATATCAGTCTGAGCTAGGAAATGCACTGTGTCTAGAAAACGAAGATATCGACTTTTCCGTTATGGTGGACATGGGACGCCAAAAGATTGGCTTCCGTGCAGTAAAAGACGAAATCAACTTAGCCGAAATTGTTGGGCACCTTGGAGGAGGGGGTCATCCAAAAGCTTCTGGATGCAAGTTAACGGCTGAAACATTTGCTCTTTTCGTCACGGATCACTTGTTTAAAGACGAAGAAAAAAGTGAATAA
- a CDS encoding nitroreductase family protein: MGFLDKLFDKSSDQQQVGKDFYEAIKNRRSIYAIDKNVKMSEEKIEEIINFAVKHTPSAFNSQSARVVVLFGEQHDKVWNITRETLRKIVPAENFSDTDQKMNLFGSGYGTVLFFEDQEVVEGLQKQFASYSENFPVWSNQSSGMLQHVIWTALELEGLGATLQHYNPLIDDEVKATWNIPSSWKLIAQMPFGNPVSPAGEKEFQPLTERVKVFK, from the coding sequence ATGGGTTTTTTAGATAAATTATTTGATAAATCAAGTGATCAACAACAGGTTGGAAAAGATTTTTATGAAGCAATTAAAAACCGACGTTCTATTTATGCAATTGATAAAAATGTAAAAATGTCAGAAGAAAAAATTGAAGAAATTATTAACTTTGCGGTGAAACATACTCCTTCAGCATTTAATTCCCAAAGCGCACGCGTAGTCGTTTTATTTGGCGAACAGCATGATAAAGTGTGGAATATTACGAGAGAAACGCTTCGTAAAATTGTTCCAGCTGAAAATTTTTCAGATACGGATCAAAAAATGAACTTATTCGGAAGCGGCTATGGAACAGTTCTTTTCTTTGAAGATCAAGAAGTAGTTGAAGGGCTGCAAAAGCAGTTCGCATCTTATAGCGAAAACTTCCCGGTTTGGTCTAACCAATCATCAGGCATGCTGCAGCATGTGATCTGGACAGCACTTGAGCTAGAAGGCCTAGGAGCAACTTTACAACATTACAATCCATTGATTGACGATGAAGTAAAAGCAACTTGGAATATTCCAAGCTCATGGAAATTAATTGCTCAAATGCCATTTGGTAATCCTGTGTCACCTGCGGGAGAAAAAGAATTTCAACCGCTAACTGAACGTGTAAAAGTATTTAAATAA
- a CDS encoding YdcF family protein, which translates to MKKKMIYTFIGSLVLYIVIISFCMYQTAHKSVPQNADYVLVLGSKVDGDQMSPSLKERAKTALSYLKTHKQTKVIVTGGKGSDEEISEAEAAYRFLRKAGIKKNRIIKEGQSTSTFENFTFTKKKVDIQDKRIVLVSSDFHLFRASIIAKRQGFDVYPLGAKTPNSIKLQAYFREYAAILKTWLFDK; encoded by the coding sequence TTGAAGAAAAAAATGATTTATACCTTTATTGGTTCGCTTGTTCTTTATATAGTAATTATATCTTTTTGTATGTATCAAACTGCTCACAAGTCTGTTCCACAAAACGCAGATTATGTCCTCGTTTTAGGTTCTAAAGTAGATGGTGATCAAATGTCTCCTAGTTTAAAAGAGCGAGCAAAAACAGCTTTATCTTATTTAAAGACTCATAAACAAACAAAAGTTATCGTAACGGGTGGAAAAGGATCTGATGAAGAAATTTCTGAAGCAGAGGCAGCCTACCGTTTTCTACGAAAAGCAGGAATTAAAAAGAATCGAATTATAAAAGAGGGTCAGTCAACTTCTACTTTTGAGAATTTTACTTTCACCAAAAAGAAAGTTGATATTCAAGATAAACGAATCGTGCTTGTTAGCAGTGATTTTCATCTGTTTCGCGCTTCTATTATTGCAAAGCGCCAAGGTTTTGATGTTTATCCTTTAGGCGCAAAGACACCAAATTCAATTAAACTTCAAGCCTACTTTCGTGAGTATGCTGCTATATTAAAAACATGGCTGTTTGATAAATAA
- the hxlB gene encoding 6-phospho-3-hexuloisomerase, with protein MTKTQTILHEITAVMNHIKEPQIEEVAFSLYQAKRIFVIGEGRSGLMGKSFAMRLMHLGATVYVVGETITPSIAAGDVLVAVSGSGKTQQVVSVAKKAKEVGCSVIGISASTESPLTAHTDELLHIPAATKYRSENEAASIQPLGSLFDQCAHVVFDTICLEYGNLNQTDHEQAFKQHSNLE; from the coding sequence ATGACAAAAACACAAACGATTTTACATGAAATTACAGCCGTAATGAATCACATAAAAGAACCGCAAATAGAAGAAGTAGCGTTTTCACTTTACCAAGCGAAACGAATTTTTGTTATAGGCGAAGGTCGCTCCGGGTTAATGGGCAAATCATTTGCGATGAGACTGATGCATTTAGGTGCAACAGTATACGTTGTAGGAGAGACTATTACTCCTTCGATTGCAGCAGGTGACGTATTGGTGGCTGTATCAGGCTCAGGAAAAACACAGCAAGTGGTGAGCGTAGCTAAAAAAGCCAAAGAAGTAGGATGTTCAGTTATCGGCATTTCAGCTAGTACAGAATCACCATTAACTGCTCATACTGATGAGCTGCTGCACATTCCCGCTGCAACCAAATACCGAAGCGAAAATGAAGCCGCTTCTATTCAGCCGCTTGGTTCATTGTTTGATCAATGTGCTCATGTTGTGTTTGATACGATTTGCTTAGAATACGGGAATTTGAACCAAACGGATCATGAACAGGCGTTTAAACAGCACAGCAATTTAGAGTAA